The sequence CCCGACGCGGTCATCGGGCCGCTCTCCATCGGCCTGCCGGTGCTGGAAGTCGCGGCGGCGCTGCTGCTTCTCTTCAATCGTCGTCCGGGGCTGGAAATGGTTACGGCCCTGCTGCTCCTGTTCGTGGCCATCCTGGCCTACGCCCTGCGCATGGGCCTGGACATCGACTGCGGCTGCTACGGCCCCTCCGACCCGGAGCGCGAGGCCTTCGGCTCCATCCGTCAGGCTTTATGGCGCGACGCGGCAATGCTTTGCTGTGCGGCCTTTCTTTTCTGGCGCAGACGCTTTGTTCCACAAACACTCGAACCGTGAGGAGGCTCTCTGATGGCGTTTCGTTTTTTCCTGGCACTGGTGATGGCTGCCGCCCTGCTGGCGGCGAACGTGGCCGGTTCCTACGCGAAGGACATGTTCGAGGAGGAAGTGGACAAGGAAGCCGTGTCCGTGAAGCTGGCGCGCGAGGCCGTGGCCGGAGGCTACCCGCTGGTCACCGTGGACGAGCTCAAGAAGATGGTGGACGAGAAGAAGCCCATGCTGATCGTGGACACCATGCCCTACGAGGCCAGCTTCAAGAAGGAGCACATCCCCGGCGCATTGAGCTTCGAGTTCCCCATCGAGCCCCTGGCCCAGTGGGACCCGGCCAAGACCGGCGGCAAGTCCCAGGCTGATTTCGAGAAGCTGCTCGGACCCGACAAGGGCAAGCTGATCGTGTTCTACTGCGGCTTCGTCAAGTGCACCCGCAGCCACAACGGAGCCATCTGGGCCAAGAAGCTGGGCTACACCAACGTGGTGCGCCTGCCCGGCGGCATCTATGCCTGGAAG comes from Fundidesulfovibrio putealis DSM 16056 and encodes:
- a CDS encoding rhodanese-like domain-containing protein, giving the protein MAFRFFLALVMAAALLAANVAGSYAKDMFEEEVDKEAVSVKLAREAVAGGYPLVTVDELKKMVDEKKPMLIVDTMPYEASFKKEHIPGALSFEFPIEPLAQWDPAKTGGKSQADFEKLLGPDKGKLIVFYCGFVKCTRSHNGAIWAKKLGYTNVVRLPGGIYAWKGAKFPAEEVK
- a CDS encoding MauE/DoxX family redox-associated membrane protein, yielding MKRTRTITILARTALALAFLVAGAIKLTRPEVFAVTIKAFGIVPDAVIGPLSIGLPVLEVAAALLLLFNRRPGLEMVTALLLLFVAILAYALRMGLDIDCGCYGPSDPEREAFGSIRQALWRDAAMLCCAAFLFWRRRFVPQTLEP